The stretch of DNA CTGTTTCACAATGTGAATTGCAATGAGATCCCCAATTCGCGGAGGATCCCCATTGGTCATATTAAGGAGCGGTCAAATTCATAGACGAAATTAATAGAAACACTAAGCTATGAATTTGCTAaggaatttgaaaaatttcaaaagcatTCCCTTTGTGGCGTGCATTGATGAAATATTctttccatatacatataagtaaatataaaaaaaatccaatattattttttctttaaagtttgttaaagttaattaaaaatttgagaatttgaaaatttattttaatgctAGTCGAATGATTTAAAGTGTTAATTTATAGCGTTGATGTACCGTAAATTTTGTGGGAGTATCtctgattgttttttttttttttaattgaattttgatAAATAGCCTTCAAATTTTGTCCTGGCTAAAAAAGAAGAcgcattttttaaatttgtgaaattgatttggaaactcaataaaattgttgtagtaaaaataatataaactcCATACcacaaattttgaatttggcACCAGTATCCAATTTCAAGCCAATTGGAAAACtcaattttgtatgtatttttttggtcTTCCTGCTTGGCGAGAGTTTACGTCACTAATTCATACTCaatatttaattcatttaagaAATAAGGCAAAGAAAGGAAGACCACTGTATTTATAGGTTCCCATATTTTATGTAGTATTTCGTACAATTTTATAGGATTGCACTGATGGTGGCAATGACGATGAACCCTCGTCATCAAAACGGGCTAAGTCGGATGGGGCGGCATTGAGGACGTCTGTCCTCTTTCTCATGCTCCAATCCATAGATGGGAAGAAGAGGAAAACCGCATACGTCAAGATGCTGTGGGAGGACGACACCTACAACAGCGCAGCGATCGATACAATTACTGGGCATTTGGAGCGTTACCTCAGGGAAGCTAGAATTTTGGGAAATCTGATAGCTTACGTTTGCGATGGATGCAGCGTAAATATGAAGTTTCGCGATGACTACAAGAGCGATGTCCCCATTGTTTCGGACTATGCACACTTTGCAAACGTGTGCATAAGAACTCACCACCACCTCAACGACACGCTGCATGCCATCTATGGCACACCCTACACAACTCCCACCTACATGGCTGCTGTAGATGGGATGTTCGTGAAGGATAGGTTGCCAGCGGAAAGTCAAGAGAGGTATCAATTGGAAGTGGACAACATAAAGAAGCTACTTGGGCGACTAAGTAAGTACTATGAAGAAAACGGAATCAATCAGGACTTGTCAATAAAAGATTGTAATAGTAATATGTTAGAAATTATTGGTCAGTTTGTCCGATTCGCGGGCGAACAATACTTAAATGTAATAAGACCCAAAGCACTAACTATTAAACAAAGGAGACAGGGGCTTAAACAGATGgcttttattatatttaaaagtcACCCtgtttttaaatagtcaaaaGCCAACCCATTTCTCtccctttcctttttttttggtccgATTGTCCGTATACATCCTTTCACTTTAACATCCTGATTCGTTTTCACGCTCTTCCAAACGTACAACTCACGCACTCTCTCCAAAATAATATGGtaagttcaattatttaattattattagtaattaaaaaatattttgaattatttgatgacctttttttttctaattcaaaataaaaattgcactTCGGCCAAGACGTGAAATTTTTGGCGTGTTTGCTATTTTGAAAATCAGTAAAATTTCTCAAAGTCTATAAATTGCTATTATATAATTTCTTCCTGTAAAGCAATGCTTCATAAACTGTAGAGCAACGCTTAACAAACTGAAGttttaaaaatggaaaatctCTTTCTATTTGTGCAGGCAACAGAATCGGTCGCCCCTTCGCGCtttattaatttgaaaaatataatttccAAAATCAAAATGGATCCAAATAACATTGTAAGTAATAtgaataattattaattatatattgattataataaataataataatagaaatactaattatttctattattattaatatttgcaaataaaaaagatgGTACGGCGAACACGTGCCAtttttgtgcgtgtgtgtgcgtgttggCCGTTGTTGCCAACCCAtttttgtgcgtgtgtgtgcgtgttggCCGTTGTTGCCAACCTATTTTTGTGCGTGTATATGTGCGTTTTTggagcgctgccggcagcgctgcatTCTGcttactacgtcatcatcaaatcaacagagcacatgcatacacacacaaacgcaacgctacataaactgtatgtgtatgcgtgcgttgcgtTGCTTTGGgaattgtttgtatattgatgaattgagttgcagaaaacaaattttgaacatgtaaaattattattaaaaaggACAGCaaaggtatataaacttcggaagttagcttctttgatatattTCTATTCATTCTTTATACAGTAAGTCACAAAAGTATTCGTCTCTTTAAGTATTTCTATTAAATCTGTATACTAAAACTAATTCTAATATTTAGTATGCAGGCCCTTATTGTCTATAATGACCTTCAAACGTCGGGGCATAAATGAGGATTTTCCTATTGGTCTTACAGAATTTTCGCTCTTTTCTGTCTGACAATATTTGAGTACTTTCTTCTTCAATAATTTTCTCGGATTACATTTTTGggattttttcgttttattatttaaaaatttaaaatattaaacttttaaataaaattaagctAAATTGAAGTAgataaatatttgatatattattgaattttttttttttagtttttagttcaatttaaaaaatgttactaTATTTTTATCTTACTTTGttttacttaaaattttttacttttgttttcatttaccCAAAAAAATTAGGCTAACATCATAAATTTGCAACTGGAGGCCCAGCTGAAGATGTTTGCGGGTCAGTGGGCATTGGCGGCAAGAGCActaccaccagcagcagcagcagcagcagtagaagcagcagcaatacCATctacatcagcagcagcagcagcagcaacatcagcagcaatgCCGCTTGCTCTGGATGCAGAAACGGCATCATCAACACCGACAGCGTTCGTGACGCCGATTCCACGAACAAGGTCACCATTCGATCTCGGTCAGTATGACTGGTCCGAGATGGTCATTCTGGCCTCCAATGACATCAATGGTGACAACGGCAACGCAAACAAAAGGGGTACTGTTGTAATCAACCACAGTCAGGACCTCTTTTTTGATGACTTGTTTGAGGAGACTCGCGTCAAAACCCGACAAGTCATGGAAAAAAAGGTACTGACTGATGTTGATATATCtcaatatttcatttgtttgaATGGCGCAAGAAGGTGGCGATGCGTCGTATGTGGCTCCcagcaaagcaaaaaacacCAGGTCAAACACATGGTGACATGTGTGGTGCTTTGCTTACTGGGCCGATACACAGCCATGTGCGACGTATGCGGCCACTTTCGCGGGAGGTGAGCTGTTGAAGTAGCCCTTCATAAACCACATTGCATTGGCTACGGTCCCGCCGCGCCATTACGAGAGAGAGCAAAGGAGTTAAAAATTCACCAACAAGACGACCTGTTGGAGCTCCTCTCGATGTTGCCGAGAAGAGGAGTGGACGTGGCCGAGGTGGAAACACTATTGAGCCAGCCTCCTCCTAAAAAAGACGGAAATGGGCACGCGCCGGGAAAAGAAGCCAATTCTCGGTTAATTTCCGAGCCCAACACCATAAACGTGCATGCCAtggtgttttgttgtttgtattgTCTTCGTCGTCCCATACGTGTACTATGTCTATGTCTATGGTGACTTGCATGCCTGTGTTAGAATATATCTGGAGCATTTGTGTGATCCGCATGCAGCTTCTGAGAGTGTACTAAAATCTCATTTGGTGGATTCAGCCAAATTGTTCGCCAAGTTCTATCAAAAAATTGGTGACATTTCTCATAATTTGCGGATGCGTTGAACAAGCCGTCGCCTTGGCATAACAAACTACATCGTTCTGTAAACTATCAGCATGATTTGTGCCCGAATTCGCCCCCAGCCGCAGACCGAATTTAATATTTGCCGTAACAAATTGAACCACACagcttttgtagctgtcgcctCGCTACAACGGGACTTTCCCATACTACAAAACATAGGCCACCAATAGCAACGCATATACAAAGACGTTCGCGCAAGTATgggtgtatgtatgtgaagTTTCATGGGACAAAAAGAGACGAATTATCAGCCAATCAGTGTCACTCGAATCTCTCTCGTATAAAATATCTCATTTTGTAAGctaaaaaatacatacatgtacagtGGCTCACAGCTTATTCGACCCACCTCATATTTCAAACTTTAAAGCAACATAACTTTTTTTGCAGTGGTgatattaacaaaaattaaatgcagtTATGATTGTTAATGTTTAAACTTAAGAAAACAATCttcatttattatatattatttcaattttacgATAGGgttaacaaaaactaaaaaaaaagaacaattcTATGTCACAGCTTATTCGACCCAACTAATTTAAAGGGTCACTATTCTAGATGtaagtcatatttttaatatttcaatatttggTGTGGCCTCCCTTCTGTTCTACAACAGCTTTCAGCCGGTTTGGAACTGATGCAACCAGTTTTCGGGTAATTTCCGAGCCAATTTTGGCCCATTCCTCAATAAGGGCAGTTTTTAgctcatttttgttttttatttgcctcTTTCGGATATTATTGTCCAAAATTGCccacaaattttcaatcaCGTTGAGATCTGGTGACTGTGCCGGTGGTTTGATGACGTGAGGGCAATTCCAAATTAACCAGGTTTGCACAATGCCGGAAGTGTGCTTTGGATCATTATCCTGGTAGTACCGGAAATTCTCTTTTATTCCAAGACTCTCTGCACTTTGGACCAAATTTTTCTTAAGAACATCTAGATAAATATCCTTTGTCATGGTTGTTTCAATAAACTCAAGTCTCCCGACACCCGCTGAGGACATGCAGGCCCAAACCATAACGCTGCCACCGCCATGTTTTACGgttggttttaaatttttgtcatGGAGCTCAGTATTTGCTCTTCGCCAGACATAGGGTCGTCCATCAGAGccaaaaatgttgaatttgGACTCATCAGCGAAAATAACTTGCTCCCAAAAGATATTGTCCTTGCTTATATGCTCCTTTGCAAATCGAAAGCGGCATTCTCGGTtggtcttacttataaagggCTTCTTTCTAGCGATTCTCCCGTGTAGATCGTTATTCCTGAGAACTCTGCGTATGGTTTCAGCAGAACACGTTTTACCAATTGTTTCCTCCATCTCAACAGCTAGTTTTGGAGCCGAAATCTTTGGGTTTTCGTGAATTTTACGGACAATAATCCGTTCATCTGTCGcacttaatattttgtttggaGCCTTTCTCCCTTTATTTTCGACTCTGTTTTCCTGGACGAAACGGTTTATAATTCCTTTAACAGTGGACTCGGGAATGTCCACAAACTCAGCTATTTTCCTTCGAGAATGTCCTTCTTTGAAATGTTTAAGGACCAATTCCCGTTTTTCCATCGATGTACGCTTTCCCATGGCTCTAAAACGTGCTTTGTCGGAAAAAATCGAATGAAAAGTGCAAAATCTACTTACGGACATAACAACTAAAGCAAACGTCAAAAAATAACCGTTATTCTAAGAAATGAATGATCGCAGCTGTTGAATAAAGTCATTGGGTCGAATAAGCTGTGACATagaattgttatttttttttagtttttgttaacCCTATcgtaaaattgaaataatatataataaatgttGATTGTTTTCTTAAGTTTAAACATTAACAATCATAactgcatttaatttttgttaatatcACCACTGCAAAAAAAGTTATGTTGCTTTAAAGTTTGAAATATGAGGTGGGTCGAATAAGCTGTGAGCCACTGTATGTCTGGTTCAACGAGGAATTTGATTAAGTTTTTTCATTAAAGAGAAAAAGTATTTGAacattaaatacaaaaatcagAATTTCAATTCAACCCAAAACGAAACTCAGTGTTTGAGTTGGAGTTTTTTGGTGCACagtttcttttagttttaatcTACATATCTGTAAAATTACAATTTATAAAAGCCATTTGAATGATCCCGAATTgcggaatattttttttaaagaaaaatcaCATTTACAGGTTATTACAGTATTTTACTGTACTCATTTTTTATGATCACCAAATattaaaacgaaataaaaaaaaatggtttaaaaAAGGTCAGAACATAAGTCCGAGAACACCAAATatcataaataattgtttcatAATAATTGTTTCATGGTATTTTAAAGCCGGTGCGACCATTTACTTaatgcccaaaaaaaaagaacaataaaaataaaaccaccGGCCCGGAATGTCTTTGAGTATTAAACCCAAAAATTAGtaaatttatgttaattaacagTTTAAAGTTTTACCAGCCACCATGAATAAAAGTTACAAATCCCAACATTGGTTTGTATTTTTTGATTGAATATTACCAATTGGCATATCAATTATAGGCATAAcataataatatgtatatattatgaTAGAATTATCATGAGTGCACCAGGTTGCCCTAAGCACCGCATGGCCCCATTTTTCTTCATAGTAAAAAAAGGGAAACTTAGATACCAACTTACATCAAAACAAAGAGCTTTAATTTTATTCTTTATTCTTCGTTGGGAAACAtttatttcgatttttaaGCTTAAATTGTTCTTTGAATTAATGTATTATTCGATTAGTAGTATTCAAATAATGCCAAGTGCACTCGACATATCTTTTTTAATCAAGGAAATTTCAATAGGACACTCAGGTATGTGAATATTCTATTTTGAACAATATGAGATCCGCTATTTGATAAAGCCCGCGCATTTTCAACACTCACTTCGAAACTTATCAACACCACAATACCAATCGATAACTCACCGCAAACAATCGAAAAGCACTGCAGGCAAACAGCTGATTTCGTcgcgaaaaaaaaattcttttatttttgtattcaaaataatttttgatattaactaaaaatatatataatttatggcTCCGCAGCCTGTGGTTACGGGCTTATCGCCCAAGGAGGGACCACCTGGAACAAGAGTCACAATTCGTGGTGAATTTTTAGGAACTAGAGCACAAGATTTAATTGGTAGGCGTAGTCTTgttttaaattacaaaaagtCTATTAAATGTCTAATATTGTTTAAGGCTTAAAGATTTGCGGTTCTGATTGTTTACTATCCGCCGAATGGAAGTCagataaaaaaattatagcaCGCACTGGTCCAGCTAAGGGTAAAGGTGACATCATAGTTACAACTTTGAGCGGGGGAGTGGGCACATCAACAGTTCAATTTCGTGCGTACCATGAGACGATCGGCCCTTTAAAGGAGTCCGCAGTATGGATAGAGGAGTCGCCTTCACAGAATTTTGCATGGGGACGCAGGACTTTGACACAATCTGGTCTGACCCAGGAGGATCCTTTGGGTTTGTCCATTGAGGGCAATGAGCAAAAGATACCAGAAGATTTGCGAGATTTATTCCCCGATGCATGCGGCGACTTGGCCCAGGAACACTTTTCACCAGCCTGGTTTTTGTTGGAAAATCATTTGGCTACCTCCTTTGAGGATTTAAAGGCCGGCTTGGCCTATCTTAAAAGGAAAGTGGAGAGTCAGAAGGAAGGTCAATTGTCGTTTCTGAAATCTAATGCAGGATCTGTGATCGATCAGTTAGATACACTGATGAACATTAGGGATAAGTTACAGGAAGATATCCAGTTGCATGGAAATGAACCGCTTAATGTTCTGGAGGAGTCTATTGAAAGTAAGTAGAGATGTAAACCTAAAGGAAAAACCTATGTCTAATTGTTCTTTGTCACTTGCAGATTCCATTAGCGAGTCGCAAAAGATATTTACGGATGTGCTTGTGCGCAAGGAAAAGGCGGATTCCACTCGATCGGTTCTGTTTGCCTTGTCCCGGCATAAGTTTCTGTTCTGTCTGCCAAACTCGGTGGATCGACGTGCCAAGGCAGGCGAATATGATATTGTGGTCAACGATTATTCGAGGGCCAAAAATCTCTTTGGCAAAACAGAGATTCCCATATTCCGTCGAGTCTTGGAAGAGGTCGATCAACGTATTCTGTCCATACGTAGGCAATTACACGAAAAGGTCGTAAAGATGCCGCAAAGTGTggagcagcaaaaaaaattgatcAAGGCTTTGACTAGCTTGGAGCTGCAACAATCGGGAACGCCAATTGGCGATAGATTGAGGAACACGGATCCTGCCTGGGATGCTATTGAGGCCAGAGCCAAGTATTTGGAGTCAACTTTTCGTCAGACTTTTGATCAGCATGCCAACAAAGATGCAGCTGGAACCCAGGAGAAACCAAAAGCTCGTGATCCCAGTCACACGCCAGCTCGTGTGAATTTCTGCGAGGAGATTTGCGATATAGCAGCGTCTCAGTTGCCGGATCTTTGGCGTCTGGGTCAGCTTTATTTTACTGGCGAACTGCGGGGGCCCCATGATCCGAAACCTGGAGATTTCAAGCGAATGATTCTTAATGCAATTGAGAAATTCTGTGTCTACTTAAGGTTGGCCATACTGATAGCCGGTGATCAGCGTGCTTTGCGTCAGTCTAGTGGTTTAGCCTGGCCCATAGGCTCCGCCTCGTCCACACATCAATTTCTGCCGTGGATTCCCCAATGCCTTCGCTATACACGAATTGCCTATGCCACTTTAATCACCTTGGATTTGCCGTCTGAGGCTTTGGACATTATACAGAAACTGATCGATGAAGTGCGTCTATTTAGTTTCTCTATAATTTTCAAACGGGCCACAGATCGTTGCAAGAAATTGGGTCCACAAGAGTCCTGGGAATTGGGCGTTGAAGATTATCCAGGAGCCACCCTCTTGCCATCGGCTGTCGAGTCTCTACTGTTGGAAACATTGGAGGAAGTTAACTCGGTGTGCATGCAACCAGAAGTAAGAGAGGGTAATCTTCTCGAGCCACAGTCAGATGGCCAGCGTGAGGTTTCGCAACGACTACAAGAGTTTCTGTCAGCCTTTAGTGGGGTCATTGAAGAGCTGGCCTTTCATTCCCATGACGAAGAGACGCCTACCCACAATGTGTCCCAGTTGCTAGGCTTTCCCAATGCCCAACAACCGGATTCGGTGGCCCACAGTGGAGGAGCCGCTGTCACTTGGGAGCAGCGTATGCTCTGTTGTCTGGCCAACTATGCTTACTGCAATAAAAGTTTCTTTCCTCATATAGGCGATATTTTCGTACGATTTGGTTATCCATTGCCAACTTTGGCCATCGAAACTTCCCGCTATACGGTTAATCAATTGTTCACCAATCTGCTTGAGGAATATGTAGAGCATAAGGGTGACCCACTGGTGGGCACTATTGAGCCCTCTATGTATCTGGGTCCCTTTCAATGGGACCATGAAATGGAAATTGGCCAACTCAGACCTTATGCCCATGAATGTTGTGACAATTTGATTGGTGTCTATTCGGAGATCTACAGCATTTCACCGGCCCTGCTACGTCCGATTTTGGAGTCTATTGTTCAGACCATATCCGAGGAATTGGCCCGTCTGATGAGCTGTGTGCAGAGATTCAGCTATACGGGTGCAATACAAGCTCATGTGGATATTCGTTTGCTTAGGGATGCCCTTGAATGTTACTCCAATGAAACGGCCAAGTAAGTAAATTGCTTAAGTTTTcgattaaattttgtttatttttgttatattgTAGAAACTATTTCCTTGAGGCTCTGGAGGCCATTAATCCGCCCCTGAATGGCGAGCAAAAGCGCAAGGCCGATGAGATTTTGGAACGTGTGAAACGCAATATGCGGCTGCAGTTGCTCTGCTTTAGTGTTAAAGAGCCCTAAAATATCATTCCAAGCATGCAAAAACACAATATTCAGTTGaagaattttaaattcttCAACTTGCAAACTAAAAGTAtagaatttattatttaaaaatactaaaaacatttattttattcttttttaataaatttgcaaACCCAAAACCATTTATTTAAGGGGTTTTAGAAAATGGTTTGCTTattctttatttaaaaacaactaaaaattattttgtatattgcCGAAATATTTTATTGGTTTGGCAACTAATTTAGTGAGttgtaattaaaattaaattttaaaatcaaaagagaaaTTACTGCCCTCTGCTTCGTATTTTTGGGCCAATTGTTTGATGGCCTGTTCCACGTCGATTGTATTGAATTTCTCTTGAACACGCTGCTTAATGGGATTCTCGATGGCATCCATTATTTGGTAACGCAATAAATTTGGTAATACATTCACCACAAACTCCATGACATAGTCGATGGTGCCGGCACCATCGCATCTAACTTGAATGTTGCCCATATCAAATTGTAGGTCATTGATCTGTGGACGTTTTCGTGTGTCCAGTGATTGGCTGATGCCTATGGTGGCGCGAATATGTTGCACTGTAAACTGTACATGACCCACACGTGTCATCATGCCCAAGCCCACCTCCCATTGACCAGCGCCGGTCACTTGCTGTGTGCCAATTTGGACACGTAACGAGATAGTATTGTTTTCAATGCCAGCTGACATATTGCCAACACGATAGAAACTGGAGATACCATTGATCCATGTATGCGATAGTTGGACACTGAATACACCAACAGTTCTATTCATGTCGGGCACATGGTATGGATCATAGCCCATGGCGCGTACCTTTTTTCTAGCCTCCGCAATGGCGCTATCCAATGGAGTAATGGAATTGGGCAGACGACGATCACccattaatttttctatattttcatTGATCTTGCCACGCAGCTGTTTATCGGCTTCCTGAAGCATAAATGGTTTCATGGCATCGAATACCAGATTTGGCGCAGAATTCACAATTCCCTGGAATACGGTGCCCAGGAATCCAAGATTTTGGAAATCCATGGCCATATCGGCAAATGTAATATCCATTTTAATGCTATCTGTGGTCAAATGACCATCACGCTCCACGGCCAATGTTGCAGTGGCCTCCACATAGACCTTCTTCAGCACCACGGTGAACGGACCATTGGCCTTGGAGAAGAAGCTACTAAGAATGTAATTGCCCTTCACATTCATTTCATCCAATTGTATGCCAGCTTTCACCTGgtggaaaaatattaaagtccATATATTAGCTGATAACTGGTTATGGTTAAAATGACCCACCTGTAGATCCTTGAAATCCGCATTAATGGTGGCAATTCGAAATTTGGACAAACCATAAGCCCTCACTTGCATCATATTAAGATTTGCCATGCCAAGACTCTTTTTCATATCAGGCACCTCCATGGGATCAGGAACTGGTACTCCGGGCAAACCCACTGGATCTGCTTGCTTAAAATGTTCTAGAACGGCCTCC from Drosophila willistoni isolate 14030-0811.24 chromosome 2R unlocalized genomic scaffold, UCI_dwil_1.1 Seg200, whole genome shotgun sequence encodes:
- the LOC6641708 gene encoding exocyst complex component 2, which produces MAPQPVVTGLSPKEGPPGTRVTIRGEFLGTRAQDLIGLKICGSDCLLSAEWKSDKKIIARTGPAKGKGDIIVTTLSGGVGTSTVQFRAYHETIGPLKESAVWIEESPSQNFAWGRRTLTQSGLTQEDPLGLSIEGNEQKIPEDLRDLFPDACGDLAQEHFSPAWFLLENHLATSFEDLKAGLAYLKRKVESQKEGQLSFLKSNAGSVIDQLDTLMNIRDKLQEDIQLHGNEPLNVLEESIENSISESQKIFTDVLVRKEKADSTRSVLFALSRHKFLFCLPNSVDRRAKAGEYDIVVNDYSRAKNLFGKTEIPIFRRVLEEVDQRILSIRRQLHEKVVKMPQSVEQQKKLIKALTSLELQQSGTPIGDRLRNTDPAWDAIEARAKYLESTFRQTFDQHANKDAAGTQEKPKARDPSHTPARVNFCEEICDIAASQLPDLWRLGQLYFTGELRGPHDPKPGDFKRMILNAIEKFCVYLRLAILIAGDQRALRQSSGLAWPIGSASSTHQFLPWIPQCLRYTRIAYATLITLDLPSEALDIIQKLIDEVRLFSFSIIFKRATDRCKKLGPQESWELGVEDYPGATLLPSAVESLLLETLEEVNSVCMQPEVREGNLLEPQSDGQREVSQRLQEFLSAFSGVIEELAFHSHDEETPTHNVSQLLGFPNAQQPDSVAHSGGAAVTWEQRMLCCLANYAYCNKSFFPHIGDIFVRFGYPLPTLAIETSRYTVNQLFTNLLEEYVEHKGDPLVGTIEPSMYLGPFQWDHEMEIGQLRPYAHECCDNLIGVYSEIYSISPALLRPILESIVQTISEELARLMSCVQRFSYTGAIQAHVDIRLLRDALECYSNETAKNYFLEALEAINPPLNGEQKRKADEILERVKRNMRLQLLCFSVKEP
- the LOC6641707 gene encoding uncharacterized protein LOC6641707 — encoded protein: MYNLIVILMGIGLLAHGTAAIQRELNEIPGAMDQDAGNETNEDHNINASQNRVAAQLEAVLEHFKQADPVGLPGVPVPDPMEVPDMKKSLGMANLNMMQVRAYGLSKFRIATINADFKDLQVKAGIQLDEMNVKGNYILSSFFSKANGPFTVVLKKVYVEATATLAVERDGHLTTDSIKMDITFADMAMDFQNLGFLGTVFQGIVNSAPNLVFDAMKPFMLQEADKQLRGKINENIEKLMGDRRLPNSITPLDSAIAEARKKVRAMGYDPYHVPDMNRTVGVFSVQLSHTWINGISSFYRVGNMSAGIENNTISLRVQIGTQQVTGAGQWEVGLGMMTRVGHVQFTVQHIRATIGISQSLDTRKRPQINDLQFDMGNIQVRCDGAGTIDYVMEFVVNVLPNLLRYQIMDAIENPIKQRVQEKFNTIDVEQAIKQLAQKYEAEGSNFSFDFKI